A stretch of DNA from bacterium:
GTAAGTTTGCTTTGTATCTTTTAATTTTATTCCAGTTTATATCTTCATAGGGATTAATTATTTTAATTTCTTTTTTTTCTTTATATTTAATCAGACATCCATTTAAAGATAAAATCAAAAAAATCAGAAAAAAACATCTTCTCATTTTTTCTCCTTGGTGATTTTTTTAGAAATTGAAAATTCTTTCATATCTTTCCAAAAATGAAACATAAAAGGCCTTTTTGACAATGAAGACGATTTTCTGCTTGGTCAAGAACAATTGAATTTGGTCCATCTATCACATCATCTGTTACTTCTTCTCCTCTGTGTGCGGGAAGGCAGTGCATGAATAGGAAATCGGATTTTGCTTTTTTCAATAAATTCTTATTTACCTGATATTCTTTAAAAATTTTAAGTCGTTTTTCCCTTTCCCTTTCATCTCCCATACTTATCCATGTGTCTGTATAAATAATGTCAGCGTCTTCAATAAAAGCATCTGGTTTTGTACTTATTTTTAAAAGATTTTTATTTTTCATATTTTTTATTATTTTTTCATCGGGTCTATACTCATCAGGACAGGAAACTCTTATCTCAATCCCGAGCAAGTCACATCCTTCAATAAGTGTATTACATATATTGTTTCCATCTCCAATATAGGTTATTTTTATGTTTTCAAAAGTTCCCTTTTTTTCATAAATTGTAAAGAAATCACAGAGAATTTGTACAGGATGGTAAAGGTCTGTTAAAGCATTTATTACAGGTATTTCAGCACATTTTGCAAATTCTTCAACTTCTTCCTGTGCATAAGTCCTTATTATGATTCCATCTAAATATCGTGAAATTACTTTTGCTGTATCTTTAATTGATTCTCCTCTTGAAATTTGAGTTACTTCGGATGAAAGATAAATTGGAAAACCGCCAAGTTGTTGAATTGCGACTTCAAAGGATATTCTGGTTCTCGTACTTGGTTTTGAAAATAATAATCCAATTGTCAGATTTTTGAGGTGTTCTGTAATTTTTTTTTCTTTTTTTAAACTTTTAAAATATTTTGTAATATCAAAGATTTTATATACTTCTTCTTTTGAAATATCTTTTATCTTAAGGAAATCTCTTTTCATTGAATTCCTGCCTCTTTTAATGATTTTTTTAATATCTCTATTCCTTCATCAATCTCTTCTTTTTTAACATTTATAGCAGGCATTATTCTTATTACATTCTGATGGGTACAGTTTATAAGAAGTCCGTTTTTAGCACATATATTTACGAGTTCCTCACCCTGTTTTTCAATTTCAATTGCAAGCATTAGTCCCAATCCTTTGACTTTTTTTATCCCTTTGAATTCTTCTTTTAATTTTTCAAGTTTTTCTTTAAGGTATTTTCCCATAATTTTTACATTTTCAAGCAGGTTTTCATTTTCTATTGCTTCAAGAACACCAAGACAGGCAGCACAGGCAAGAGGAGAACCACCAAAGGTTGATGCATGGGTTCCCGGTCCCATTAAATCTGCAATTTCTTTTCTGGCAATCATAGCTCCAACAGGAAAACCTCCTCCAAGTGTCTTTGCAAGAGTCATGATATCCGGTTCAACACCAAATATCTGATATGCAAAGAGTTCTCCTGTTCTACCAAATCCGGTCTGAACTTCATCAAAAATTAAAAGAATATCTTTTTTTTCACATAAATCTTTGACTTTTTTTAAGTAATCTTTATCCACTACATTAATTCCACCTTCTCCCTGTATTAACTCAAGTATTATTCCTGCAACCTCATCATCTATTTTTGAATAAAGGTCTGAAAAATCATTAAATTTTGCATAAATAAAACCTGTAGGAAGTGGTTCAAACATTTCATTATATTTTTTCTGTCCTGTCATTGTAACTGTTGCAAGAGTTCTTCCATGAAAAGAATTTTCCATTGAAATAATTTTATATTTTCCTTTTTTCCTTCCATACAACCTTGTAAGTTTAATGGCAGATTCATTTGCTTCTGCTCCACTGTTACAGAAAAAAACTTTACCACCAAATGATAATCTGGAGAGTTTTTCTGCAAGAAGTGCCTGCCATGGATGATAATAATTATTTGAAATATGTATCAGTATTTCAACCTGTTCTTTAATTTTTTTTACAACCTGTGGATGACAGTGTCCAAGACCACTTACTGCCCATCCAGGGAAAAAATCAAGATATTTTTTTCCATCAATGTCCCATAAATAACTCCCTTTCCCCTTAACAAAAATAAAATTCTGCTTCCTATAAGACGGGATAACATAATCATTATAATTTTTTAAAATTTTTTCTTTATCCATTTTTTATTATCTCTGAACCAACTCCGTGTTCTGTTAAAACTTCAAGAATTAAAGAATGAGGAATATTACCACTTATAATATGAACCGATTTTACTCCATTTTTTATTCCATTTATCCCTGCTTTTACTTTTGGTATCATTCCTTCTTTTATAACACCATCTTTTATTAATTCTTCTCCCTGCGAAACTGTTAATGTTGAAATTAAAGTGTCTGGATTTTCAGGATTTCTCATAATTCCGAGTACATCGGTAATAAAAATAAGTTTTTCACTTTTCAAATTTGAGGCAACAAATGAAGCAAATGTATCTCCATTTACATTGTATAGATTTTCATCGTCTCCCATCGCAAGTGGCGCACAGACAAGTATATTTTTTTCTTTAAGTTTATTTTCTATATATTCAATATTTGCTTTTTTAAGTTGTCCAACAAATCCAAGGTCTACGACTTCCTCACCCTTTTGATAATGGATTTTTGAGGCAGTGACAAACTTTTCTTCAGGAGTAATCTTATCAACATTGCATTCAAATTTATCCTTTAAAATAGTTACAATTTCATCCCTTACCCTGAATAAAACATCTTTAACTATATTCAATGTCTGTAAATTAGTAACCCTCAATCCATCAACAAATTTTGCTTTACCTCCTTTCTTCTCAATCTCATCATTTATAAATTTTCCTCCGCCACATACAAGTATAATTTTTATATCAAGAAAAGAAAGAAATGCAACATCAAAAAGAATACTTTCTTTAACATCTTCAATCTGATAAATGCTTCCACCAACTTTAATCACAAATATTCTATTTTTGAATTCTTTAATATATTTAAATGCTTCAACAAGAATATCTGCTTTTTTTCCAACTTCATCTGTCATCTTTTGCTCCTTTTATAGTTTATTATTATAATCCTTTAAATTTTTTAAGAGAAATATTTTACCATATTTTTGAAAATTTTAAAGGAAGGGGTAAATTCATCTCCATAATTTTTCAGAAAATCAGGATAATAATACTTAAGAATAGCCCTTTCAGGATGCGGCATCATTCCTACAATAAGACCGTCTTTACTGCATATCCCCGCAATATTTCCAATAGAACCATTTGGATTATAAGGATAACCAGAAAGATTTCCATTTTTATCACAATATCTCAACACAACCTGTTTATTTTTCTCAATTTCTTTCAAACTTTTACTATTTTTAGGATAGAACTTTCCTTCAGCATGAGCAACAGGCATTCTTATTATATCTGGAAGACCTTCAAAAAAGGGACAGATACTTTTTTCTACTTTTAAATAAATCCATCTATCCTCAAATCTTCCAGAATCATTCCATTCAAGTGTTACAGATTGTTCAGAGTTAAATGGTAAAATCCCGGATTTCACAAGGACCTGGAACCCATTACAAATACCGAGAATTACTTTTTTTTCAAAAATAAATTTTTCTACTTCATCCCACAGTTTTAATTTTATTTGATTTGCAAGAACTTTTCCTGCACCTATATCATCTCCATAAGAAAATCCACCCGGTATAACAAGTATCTGATAATCAGAGAGTTTTTTTTCTTTTCTTATAATCTGATTTATATGAATTCTTTCAGCAGAAGCACCTGCAAGATTGAAAGCCCACTCTGTTTCAAAATCACAATTTGTACCTGCAACTCTTAAAATTATAACTTTTGGTTTCATTTTTAAAATTTTAAACTTCTCCAGTTTTCATAAATTAGGTCTAGAGAAATTTTGAATAATTTTTTATTTCCCCAGAAACCAATCATTTCCTTTTTTTCTATAACCTGTCCTATCTGACTCACTTCTTCGCCTTTAAAAAGTTTTTCAAATTCATTTATTTTTTCTTTTTCCACTTCCACAACAAATCTACCACAACTTTCTGAAAAAAGAATTATTTCAGGTTCTTTTTCTTCACTTAAAACATCAAGAAAATTTATTTCACATCCAAGATTTCCCCCTATCATCATTTCATTTATAGTTGTTATTAATCCACCATCTGAACAGTCATGACAACTTTTAATCAGTCCTTCTTTAATACCTGTATGAATTTTTTTCATTAAATTCAAAGTTTTTTCTGGTCTTGGTTTAGGTACAATTCCACCTTTTATACCATACATTCTGTAAAACTGGGATGAGCCGAGTTCATTAAACGTTTTCCCGAGGACATAGATAATATTTCTTCCCTTTTTAAATTCAGTTGAGGTTATCTTTCTTACATCTTCAATAACACCTATTCCGGAGATAAGAAGAGTTCCGGGAATTGAAATTATTTTTCCATTCTTTCCCCTGAAATAGTTATTTAAACTATCCTTTCCTGAAATAAAAGGGACCTTATATTTCAAAGCATAATCCTTACATCCCTTCACACATCTTACAAGTTTACCAAGTTCTTTTTCATCGGAAACATTTCCCCAGCAGAAATTATCAAGTATTGCAATTTTTTCAGGATTTCCTCCACAACTTACAATATTTCTTATACATTCTTCAATACAGCATCCAGCCATATAATAAGGGTCAATTTCTCCATAAAAAGGATTTATTCCACAACCTATAACTAATCCTTCATATGTTTCGTAAAATGGTTTCAATACAACTCCATCAGATACACCCCTGCTTTCATATCCTAAAAGTGGTTTTAAAACAGTTCTTCCTCCAACCTCGTGGTCATATTGATGAACAACTTCTTCTTTTGAAGATATAACAGGTGTTGAAATTAATTTTAAAATATCCTCTTTCAGATTTTTTGATTTGAAATTTAATTTCTTTTCTTCTTTTTTTTCAAAAAAACACTTAAGATTTCTTTCAGGTATTCCTTTATGAAGAAATTTCATATCAATATCACAAACAATTTCATCTTTATAATAAACAGTTAATTTACCTGTTTTTATAAATTTTCCTATCACAGTTGCTTCAACATCTTCGGAGTTAAAAAGAGATATGAGTTTTTCAATATTTTTTTCTGGAACTGCGAGAACCATTCTTTCCTGAGATTCTGAGAGAAAAATTTCCCACGGGAGTAAACCTTCATATTTAAGAGGTACTTTATCAAGATAAACAACTGCACCTGTATCCTTTCCCATCTCGCCAATTGCTGAAGAAAATCCGCCTGCACCACAATCGGTGATGGAGTTATATAAATTCAAATCCCGTGCAACAAGTAAAACATCCTGAAATTTTTTTTCAACTATTGGATTTCCTATTTGAACAACACTTGTCGGGATATCCTCTTTTAAACTTGCAGAAGAAAATGTTGCTCCATGAATACCATCTCTTCCAGTTCTTCCTCCAATAACAACAATGAAATCACCATCTTTTACTTTTTTTTCCACTTTATCAACAGGTAAAATCCCGACTGTTCCGCAGTAAACAAGACAGTTATAAACATATCCATCATCAAAAATTATTGCTCCATTTCCTGTAGGAATACCCATTCTGTTTCCGTAATCCCTTACACCACTTACAACTCCTCTGAAAACTCTTCTGGGATGCAAGACGCCTTCAGGTAATTTTTCATATGAATAGTCAAGAGGACCGAAACAGAAAACATCAGTGTTTAAAATTGGTTTTGCTCCAAGACCGACACCAAGAATATCTCTTATTACTCCTCCTATTCCTGTTCCTGCGCCTCCATATGGTTCAAGGGCAGATGGATGATTATGTGTTTCCACTTTGAAAGCAACTCCCCATTTTTCATTTAATTCAATTATTCCTGCATTATCTTTAAAAACAGAAATACACCAGTCATAATTTAACTTTTCTGTAACTTCCATTATTTCTTTAAGTAAACAGATGTTAGTTTTTTCTTCTTTTTCTCCGATTTTTTCTACATAATTGATATTTGCTTTAAATGTTTTATGACAGCAGTGTTCACTCCATGTCTGGGCAAGACATTCAAGTTCACAATCTGTTGGGTTTCTTCCTATTGAAAGAAAGTATTCTTTTATTTTTCTCATTTCACCTATATCAAGTGATAGAAGGTTTTTTTCACTTATTTCAATTAGGGTTTTATCGTCAGCATTTAAAATATCAATTTCTTTTGCATGTTTCATTTGCCCATACCTTCCTTTTTAAAAATAAAATAATTATGAATTAAAGTATTTGCAAGAATTTTTTCACAAATTTCTTTTATCTGGTCTTCTTTAAGTTTTCCCTTTATATAATATTTTTTCCCTGTTTTTACATCCACGTCTTTTAAAATTCCGCTTTCTATTATTGTTTTT
This window harbors:
- the argF gene encoding ornithine carbamoyltransferase, encoding MKRDFLKIKDISKEEVYKIFDITKYFKSLKKEKKITEHLKNLTIGLLFSKPSTRTRISFEVAIQQLGGFPIYLSSEVTQISRGESIKDTAKVISRYLDGIIIRTYAQEEVEEFAKCAEIPVINALTDLYHPVQILCDFFTIYEKKGTFENIKITYIGDGNNICNTLIEGCDLLGIEIRVSCPDEYRPDEKIIKNMKNKNLLKISTKPDAFIEDADIIYTDTWISMGDEREREKRLKIFKEYQVNKNLLKKAKSDFLFMHCLPAHRGEEVTDDVIDGPNSIVLDQAENRLHCQKGLLCFIFGKI
- a CDS encoding aspartate aminotransferase family protein; this translates as MDKEKILKNYNDYVIPSYRKQNFIFVKGKGSYLWDIDGKKYLDFFPGWAVSGLGHCHPQVVKKIKEQVEILIHISNNYYHPWQALLAEKLSRLSFGGKVFFCNSGAEANESAIKLTRLYGRKKGKYKIISMENSFHGRTLATVTMTGQKKYNEMFEPLPTGFIYAKFNDFSDLYSKIDDEVAGIILELIQGEGGINVVDKDYLKKVKDLCEKKDILLIFDEVQTGFGRTGELFAYQIFGVEPDIMTLAKTLGGGFPVGAMIARKEIADLMGPGTHASTFGGSPLACAACLGVLEAIENENLLENVKIMGKYLKEKLEKLKEEFKGIKKVKGLGLMLAIEIEKQGEELVNICAKNGLLINCTHQNVIRIMPAINVKKEEIDEGIEILKKSLKEAGIQ
- the argB gene encoding acetylglutamate kinase, with the translated sequence MTDEVGKKADILVEAFKYIKEFKNRIFVIKVGGSIYQIEDVKESILFDVAFLSFLDIKIILVCGGGKFINDEIEKKGGKAKFVDGLRVTNLQTLNIVKDVLFRVRDEIVTILKDKFECNVDKITPEEKFVTASKIHYQKGEEVVDLGFVGQLKKANIEYIENKLKEKNILVCAPLAMGDDENLYNVNGDTFASFVASNLKSEKLIFITDVLGIMRNPENPDTLISTLTVSQGEELIKDGVIKEGMIPKVKAGINGIKNGVKSVHIISGNIPHSLILEVLTEHGVGSEIIKNG
- the purQ gene encoding phosphoribosylformylglycinamidine synthase I, with product MKPKVIILRVAGTNCDFETEWAFNLAGASAERIHINQIIRKEKKLSDYQILVIPGGFSYGDDIGAGKVLANQIKLKLWDEVEKFIFEKKVILGICNGFQVLVKSGILPFNSEQSVTLEWNDSGRFEDRWIYLKVEKSICPFFEGLPDIIRMPVAHAEGKFYPKNSKSLKEIEKNKQVVLRYCDKNGNLSGYPYNPNGSIGNIAGICSKDGLIVGMMPHPERAILKYYYPDFLKNYGDEFTPSFKIFKNMVKYFS
- the purL gene encoding phosphoribosylformylglycinamidine synthase subunit PurL, which codes for MKHAKEIDILNADDKTLIEISEKNLLSLDIGEMRKIKEYFLSIGRNPTDCELECLAQTWSEHCCHKTFKANINYVEKIGEKEEKTNICLLKEIMEVTEKLNYDWCISVFKDNAGIIELNEKWGVAFKVETHNHPSALEPYGGAGTGIGGVIRDILGVGLGAKPILNTDVFCFGPLDYSYEKLPEGVLHPRRVFRGVVSGVRDYGNRMGIPTGNGAIIFDDGYVYNCLVYCGTVGILPVDKVEKKVKDGDFIVVIGGRTGRDGIHGATFSSASLKEDIPTSVVQIGNPIVEKKFQDVLLVARDLNLYNSITDCGAGGFSSAIGEMGKDTGAVVYLDKVPLKYEGLLPWEIFLSESQERMVLAVPEKNIEKLISLFNSEDVEATVIGKFIKTGKLTVYYKDEIVCDIDMKFLHKGIPERNLKCFFEKKEEKKLNFKSKNLKEDILKLISTPVISSKEEVVHQYDHEVGGRTVLKPLLGYESRGVSDGVVLKPFYETYEGLVIGCGINPFYGEIDPYYMAGCCIEECIRNIVSCGGNPEKIAILDNFCWGNVSDEKELGKLVRCVKGCKDYALKYKVPFISGKDSLNNYFRGKNGKIISIPGTLLISGIGVIEDVRKITSTEFKKGRNIIYVLGKTFNELGSSQFYRMYGIKGGIVPKPRPEKTLNLMKKIHTGIKEGLIKSCHDCSDGGLITTINEMMIGGNLGCEINFLDVLSEEKEPEIILFSESCGRFVVEVEKEKINEFEKLFKGEEVSQIGQVIEKKEMIGFWGNKKLFKISLDLIYENWRSLKF